A single genomic interval of uncultured Desulfobacter sp. harbors:
- a CDS encoding ABC transporter permease subunit, with product MRTLYKIWLVTWITFVDCLRNKALYGILFMGVILFSANIIFTGMFSWEPGKVAVDMGLSTISFAGLIVVFFLCMTMLAGDFERKTIYLILARPITRTHYIIGKFTGLGLIVLISSTILGICAACSISISTLAMGMPIANNFSWGMFTLSVFFQTLSLLVLLALAFLWTMLTSNQFTAMILTLMSYFVGQNMENVKNIITSNKLLSPDSLSLKAMEIASWIFPNLAVFDIKTTIAHGLSLGFGEMTKIVLYGFFYASICLCLNIIIFQKREI from the coding sequence ATGCGAACGCTTTATAAAATTTGGCTTGTCACCTGGATCACCTTTGTGGATTGTCTTAGAAATAAAGCCCTCTACGGCATTTTATTCATGGGGGTGATTCTGTTTTCCGCAAACATTATCTTTACAGGAATGTTCTCCTGGGAACCGGGTAAAGTAGCGGTGGACATGGGGCTTTCCACCATATCTTTTGCAGGTTTAATAGTTGTTTTTTTTCTGTGCATGACCATGCTGGCCGGAGATTTTGAAAGAAAAACCATTTATCTGATCCTTGCAAGACCCATTACCAGGACCCATTATATTATAGGTAAATTTACCGGACTGGGTCTGATTGTCCTGATTTCAAGTACCATCCTGGGAATATGCGCCGCATGTTCAATCTCAATTTCCACCCTTGCCATGGGAATGCCCATAGCTAATAATTTTTCATGGGGAATGTTCACTTTATCCGTATTTTTTCAGACCCTTTCTTTGCTGGTGCTACTGGCTTTGGCTTTTCTGTGGACAATGCTTACCTCTAATCAATTCACGGCCATGATTCTTACCCTGATGAGTTATTTTGTCGGGCAGAACATGGAAAATGTCAAAAATATAATAACTTCCAACAAGCTTTTAAGTCCCGATTCCCTATCACTCAAGGCCATGGAAATTGCATCCTGGATATTTCCTAATCTGGCAGTATTTGATATCAAAACAACCATTGCCCACGGACTATCCTTGGGATTTGGCGAGATGACAAAAATTGTCCTTTACGGTTTCTTTTACGCAAGCATCTGTCTCTGTTTAAATATCATCATTTTTCAAAAACGTGAAATTTAA